From a single Miscanthus floridulus cultivar M001 chromosome 8, ASM1932011v1, whole genome shotgun sequence genomic region:
- the LOC136471431 gene encoding uncharacterized protein: MDPQRPAGGCSGGVGAGDSPVRWDDDDNDDGGGRVEGLAGLHIFDQEEADEPPAKNSMANSLDTNCIPIANGCNTETTETSVETEPVNGINPLHEHTGIWVPVSVPPMTAQAREEWHRGFGCNGGYFPEEEFNWELDEENYEMTMWDVFADMVVAAKDKVVSATTYDFGRRGMSVVSNFFLQEAWKDMAQTLADANAGIANELLETEPTKWLPDSAATSCMLCGVRFHPIMRSRHHCRFCGGVFCNGCSKGRSLMPPKFMTAEPQRVCDVCGVRLESIQPQLMNQISRASQLPTRDVTDLSTLRSWLNFPWAHTMEYEIYKAANSLRSYCKVGGLKPEKSIPDTILRQAKGLAIVTVVKVGMMVTYKLGTGLVVARRVDGSWSPPSAISTCGIGYGAQAGGEIADFIIVLRNTNAIRTFSGKAHLSVGAGVSASAGHVGRAAEADFRAGDGGYAACYTYSCSKGAFVGCAFNGSIVSTRDTENARFYGGPIKASDILLGSMARPPAASPLYKALSELFDKIGK; encoded by the exons ATGGACCCGCAGCGGCCCGCGGGCGGCTGCTCCGGCGGGGTCGGCGCTGGTGACTCGCCGGTGAGGTgggacgacgacgacaacgacgacggcggcggccgcgtCGAAGGCTTGGCG GGACTCCACATATTTGACCAAGAGGAGGCAGACGAGCCACCAGCCAAAAACAGCATGGCCAACAGCCTTGATACTAATTGCATTCCCATTGCTAACGGATGCAacactgaaacaactgaaacttCCGTAGAGACAGAACCTGTAAATGGCATTAACCCGCTTCATGAGCATACTGGCATCTGGGTCCCTGTTTCTGTCCCGCCAATGACAGCGCAGGCCCGTGAGGAGTGGCACAGGGGGTTTGGTTGCAATGGCGGGTACTTCCCGGAAGAAGAGTTCAACTGGGAGCTGGATGAAGAGAACTATGAGATGACAATGTGGGATGTGTTTGCTGATATGGTTGTCGCGGCAAAAGATAAGGTGGTATCTGCCACAACATATGACTTTGGGAGACGTGGGATGTCGGTGGTGTCCAACTTCTTTCTCCAAGAGGCTTGGAAGGATATGGCACAAACACTTGCGGATGCAAACGCTGGTATTGCGAACGAGCTTCTTGAGACAGAGCCAACTAAGTGGTTGCCTGACAGTGCTGCTACCTCTTGCATGCTCTGCGGCGTGCGATTTCATCCAATAATGCGGTCTCGTCATCATTGTCGTTTCTGTGGTGGAGTATTCTGTAATGGTTGTTCAAAGGGTAGAAGCTTGATGCCTCCAAAATTTATGACTGCAGAACCTCAGAGGGTTTGTGATGTCTGCGGAGTACGTCTAGAGAGTATCCAACCTCAATTGATGAATCAGATCAGTCGGGCCTCACAACTTCCAACTCGGGATGTCACAGACCTGAGTACCCTGAGGTCATGGCTGAATTTCCCTTGGGCACACACAATGGAATATGAGATATACAAGGCTGCAAATTCTTTACGTAGCTACTGTAAG GTGGGAGGACTGAAACCAGAGAAGTCTATCCCTGATACTATTCTTAGACAAGCAAAAGGTCTTGCTATAGTTACTGTGGTGAAGGTTGGGATGATGGTTACATACAAACTTGGCACTGGGCTGGTTGTTGCTCGAAGAGTGGATGGCTCCTGGTCGCCACCTTCAGCAATCTCCACCTGTGGTATTGGATATGGGGCTCAG GCTGGAGGTGAGATAGCTGATTTTATTATTGTTCTGAGGAACACGAATGCCATTAGAACATTCAGTGGGAAGGCACATCTGTCTGTTGGTGCTGGTGTTAGTGCTTCTGCTGGTCATGTTGGACGTGCAGCTGAGGCTGACTTTCGTGCTGGTGATGGTGGTTATGCCGCATGTTATACATACAGTTGTAGCAAAG GTGCCTTTGTGGGCTGTGCGTTCAATGGCAGCATAGTATCCACTCGAGATACTGAGAACGCACGATTTTACGGAGGTCCTATCAAGGCATCTGATATCCTTCTAGGATCAATGGCGAGGCCGCCTGCAGCCTCTCCTCTGTACAAAGCTCTGTCAGAATTGTTTGACAAGATTGGAAAATAA